A single genomic interval of Dromiciops gliroides isolate mDroGli1 chromosome 1, mDroGli1.pri, whole genome shotgun sequence harbors:
- the LOC122740711 gene encoding 3-ketoacyl-CoA thiolase, mitochondrial-like has product MALLRGVYIVAAKRTPFGAFGGALKDFTATDLTELAAKAALSAGKVPPEIIDSVIVGNVAQSSSDAMYLSRHVGLRVGVPQATPALTVNRLCGSGFQSIVNGCQEICVKDAELVLCGGTENMSQAPYCVRNMRFGTRLGTDLKLEDSLWTALTDQHIKTPMAITAENLAAKHKISRETCDKYALQSQQRWKAANDAGYFDNEMVPIEVKTKKGKEIMRVDEHARSQTTLQTLAKLPSVFKKEGTVTAGNASGVSDGAGAVIIASEEAVKKHNLTPLARIVGYFTSGCDPNIMGIGPVPAISGALKRSGLSLKDMDLFEVNEAFAAQYLAVEESLQLDPSKTNVNGGAIALGHPLGASGSRITAHLVYELRRRNGKYGVGSACIGGGQGIALIIENTA; this is encoded by the coding sequence ATGGCTCTGCTCAGAGGGGTATACATAGTTGCTGCCAAGCGAACCCCCTTTGGGGCCTTTGGAGGTGCCCTGAAGGATTTCACAGCCACTGATCTGACCGAATTGGCTGCCAAGGCTGCCCTGTCTGCTGGCAAAGTCCCTCCAGAAATTATTGACAGTGTGATTGTGGGCAACGTCGCACAGAGTTCTTCAGATGCTATGTACCTGTCAAGGCATGTTGGTTTGCGTGTGGGAGTTCCCCAGGCCACCCCAGCTCTCACAGTAAATAGGCTTTGTGGTTCTGGCTTCCAGTCTATTGTCAATGGATGTCAGGAAATTTGTGTCAAAGATGCTGAATTGGTACTATGTGGAGGAACAGAAAATATGAGCCAGGCTCCCTATTGTGTCAGAAATATGCGCTTTGGAACCAGGTTGGGGACAGACCTCAAGCTAGAAGACAGTTTGTGGACAGCGCTGACTGATCAGCATATTAAAACCCCCATGGCAATCACTGCTGAGAATCTTGCTGCAAAACACAAAATAAGCAGAGAAACCTGTGACAAATACGCTTTGCAGTCACAACAAAGGTGGAAAGCTGCTAATGATGCTGGCTACTTTGATAATGAAATGGTACCAATTgaagtgaaaacaaaaaaaggaaaagagatcatGCGAGTGGATGAACATGCCAGGTCCCAAACAACATTGCAAACATTGGCCAAGCTCCCTTCCGTCTTCAAGAAAGAGGGAACTGTTACTGCAGGAAATGCTTCGGGAGTGTCTGATGGAGCTGGAGCTGTGATCATAGCAAGTGAAGAAGCTGTTAAAAAGCATAACTTGACCCCACTTGCCAGAATTGTGGGCTACTTTACATCCGGATGTGATCCCAATATCATGGGCATTGGTCCTGTTCCTGCCATCAGTGGAGCACTGAAAAGGTCAGGGCTGAGCCTGAAAGACATGGATTTGTTTGAAGTGAACGAAGCTTTTGCTGCACAGTATCTGGCAGTGGAAGAATCTTTGCAGCTTGACCCAAGTAAAACCAACGTGAATGGAGGGGCCATTGCCCTGGGCCACCCATTGGGAGCCTCTGGATCACGAATCACTGCTCATCTGGTTTATGAATTAAGACGTCGAAATGGAAAATATGGCGTTGGATCAGCTTGTATTGGTGGTGGCCAAGGTATTGCTCTTATCATTGAGAACACAGCTTGA